The Gemmatimonadaceae bacterium nucleotide sequence GCCACGCCCGTGGTGGAACGCACCATGGACCCCTTGGCCCGCAGCCGCGAGAACGAGAAGCCCGTGCCGCCGCCCGACTGATGGATGAGCGCCATGCTCGCCAGCGTGTCGTAGATGCCGTCCTTATGGTTGGACAGGGCATCCGCCACCGGCAGCACGAAACAGGCCGACAGCTGCCCCAGGGGACGGCCGGCGTTCATGAGCGTGGGCGAGTTGGGCTCGAACCGGCGCTGCGTCATGAGCGCGTAGAACTCCCGCGCCTGCTGCTCCACCTGCTCGTCCGTGGCCCCATATCTACGGTCCGCCTCGGCCACCACGGTCGCCACGCGCCAGAACAGGTCCTCGGGTTGCTCTACCGAGGCCCCCTTCTCGTTCTTGATCAGATAGCGCTTGGCCAGCACGGTCCGCGCGTTCTGCGACAGCGACGCGAGGCCAGCCGGTGGGTTTTTCGAGACGGGCATAGTGAAAACACTCCCAATTGGTGAAGCGATGTCAAGGACGGTCGGGGCGGCCGGCAGAGGACACTTTGCAGCCCCGGTGTTCATGGGGTGGGGGCGCAACGTACCCGGGATCGTGAAACCACGCCAGCCCCATGCCAACACATTGCCAATCAACGACTTGCGATATCAACATCACGAACGTGAGACGGGGCGACCGTACACGTTGATAACAAATCGTGACAATGTGAGAACAATCAATCGCACCTGAACCAGTGCGGATTTGCAGTGCGCAGTTGGCAGTTAAACCTAACGAATTCAGGGTCTTACGGCAGAGGCCCTCAACGGATATCCGGCGCGCAGACGGGCGCGCGGCGTCGCCGGTTGCTCACAAAGCTGCTGTAGCGGTTTGCCTGCTCCCACGCGCCAAAAACAACGGGACGTGGCCCCCACTGGGAGTTAACCGACGCCTGTCACAGTTCCGGGAATGCTCCCCGCCGGTGCTCCTCCTGCAAGGCCAGATAGCTCTCCACGGTGCCGCGGATGCGCGCGCGCTCCTCCGCCGAGGTCTGCCGCACCACGCGGCCCGGCACGCCGAGCACGAGCGAATTGGGCGGCACCACGAACCCCTCGGTGCACACCGCGCCCGCGCCGATGATCGACCCCGAGCCCACGCGCACGTTGTTCAGCAGCACCGCCCCCATGGCGATCAGGCAGTCGTCGTCCACCGTGGCGCCGTGGACGATGGCGCGGTGTCCGATGCCCACGCGCTCGCCGATGATGCACGGCACGCCGTGATCCACGTGGATCACCGTGCCGTCCTGCACGTTGCTGTCGGCGCCGATGGTGATGGGCGCCGTGTCGCCGCGCAGCGCCGCGAACGGCCACACCGAGACGCGCGGCCCCAGCGTCACCTGGCCGCAGACGAAGGCGCGCGGATGGACGAACGCCGAGGGATGGACACTGGGAGCGATGGGCGCCATCAGAACGAGAGGCCGAGGGAGAAGTAGGTGCTCACGCTGGGGGCGCCGACGAGGGCGCCGTTGTGCGTGGGCAGCGCCACGCCGAACCGGAATTGGTACGGCGTGTCCCAGTCGAGCACGGCGGCGGTGAGGCTGAACTCCACGCCGGCCGACGCGATGGTGAAGTGCTGGGCGAGCACGGGGTCGCGGCACACCGTGCCCTGGGCGAACACGGCCGGGCACCACGCCCCGCCGGCGTCGTAGAACGCCGACAGCGAACTGCGATCGAGGAAGAACGGGAGCATGCCCCAGCCCCGGTCGAGCAGCGCCAACGGCACGCGGTACTCAGCCGACGCGGCAAAGGCGCGCAGGCCGATGAGGGAGGCGGCGTCGAAGCCGCGCACCGGGAAGGTGCGCCGCCCCTGGCCCAGCACCACGCCGGGCACGATCGAGATGGCCGAACCGCTGGCGCCGCCCACCTCGAAGTAGCTGGTGGAGCGGTCGTCGCTGTACCCCACCGTGCCGGTGACGGCCAGCACCTGGTGCGCGAACGTGGGCAGGTTGATGGACTTGTAGGCGTTGGCCGACGCCACGGCGCTGAACGTGGCGCCCGACGCATTGCCGCTCGTGAATCGCTCGCGCACGGTGGCGGCGCCGGTGAGCCCGTCCTCGGGCGAGATGCTCAGCGTGGGCCGCTGCGCGTTGCTCCACACGCCGCTGGCGATGAGCGTGGGATAGTAGTACGCCCGCGCGAACGACGAGTCGATGCGGGCGCGGAGCGGCGCCGGATCGGTGGCGTAGTCGTGCGCCTCGAGGCCGGCCAGGAGCGACAGCGACGAATACGTGCGGAAGCGCGGGCGGACGTACGTGGCGCCCAGGGTCACGATGCGGGTGCGCTTGCGCAGCGTGCCCACCGCCACGCGCTGGTCGTTGCGGACGACGCCGTCGTTCTCCCAGTCCTGCTCCCCGCTCACCGATAGGATGGGCATGCCGAGCCCGGCGTAGTCGTAGTTGAACGCTCCGGTGAGGCCGGTGCCGTCGGTGGGCACGAACAGCTCCGCGCTGTAGCTGTGGCGGCCCACCACGTCCACGCCGCTGGTGTACGCGCCCACGCGGGCGCCGCCGGCGATGGACGGCTCCTCCACGGGCATCCAGTACCGGGGCCACAGCCCGTGCCACGGCGAGAAGCGCGTGGCCGGCGTGGTCACGCTGTCGGCCGGGGGCGCCGGCTGGGGCAGCGCCAGGGAGTCGAGCGGCGGCGCCGGCACCGGCGTGATGCGGTCGAGCGCGCCCACGCCCACGTGGTAGCCGTCGCCCAGCACCACCGACGCGGCCAGCCACCGCCCGTCGGGCGACACCGACGGATAGAACATGCCGGTGGCCACGTTGGTGAGCATCTCGAGATCGTTGCCGCCGGTGCGACCGGTGCCGGCGGGCGCGAACCGCGCCGAGTAGATGTTGGTGATGCCCGTGCGGTCGGAGCTGAAGAAGATGCGCGTGCCGTCGGGCGACCAGCTGGGCGCCGCCTGCACGGCGTGGGCCGGCGAGATGCGCTGCACGATGGCGCCCGTGGTGTCGAGGACGACGATCTCCGACGTGCCGCCGCGCTGCCAGCGCGCCGCGGCGATATACTGGCCGTCGGGCGACCACCGCGGCTCGGTCCACTGCACGTCTTCATTGCCGCGGGCGAGCACGCGCAGCCCCGTGCCGTCGGACCGCAGGAGCACCAGCTGCGTGGCGGCGGGGAGGGTCTGCACGGCCACGATGCGCCCGTCGGCGTTCACGTCGGGCACGGTGAGCCGCGCCCCGTGGGTGAGGCGCACCGTGCGCCGGCCGCGCTGCGCGAACAGATCGGAGCGCACGTGGTACGCGTCCACGTATTCCAGCTGCGTGAACAGCTGCTCGCCGTCGGGGAGCACGAGGGTGGGCGAATCGCTGTTGCGGCGCTCCAGCCGCGCCTCGGTGCCGTCGAGGGCCACGCTGTAGGCGGCGTAGCTGGCGCGCCCGTCGCTGCCGGTGAAGGTGATGGCCGTGTCGTCGGCCCAGCGCGGGAAGTTGGCGAAGCCGCCGCCCACGGTGAGGTAGCGCCAGCCCGGCGTGGGCGGGCCCGGCTCGTCCATCGACTTGGTGACCGAGTCGCTCCACCGCTTCCAGGCGTTGGTGAACGAGATGCCGAACGCCTCGCCCGCCGGCCGGTTGAGCCAGATCGGGATGAGCTGCGACGCCTCGTCCTCGACGAAGTTGTGCAGGCTCCGCTCGCCGCGCATCTGCGCCAGGTAGTTCACGAACAGCGAGCCGAACACGTACGGCGCGTTGCCGTATGGGAACCGCGCGTCGGCGATGCTGATCTGGTCGATGGACGGGAACCGGTGCTCGGCGGCGAAGGCGCGGGCGATCATGCGGTGGTCGGAGCCGATGACGCGGCCGGCGCCGGTGAACCGGGACTCGTAGTAGACCGCCAGCCCTTCGGTGAGCCAGCGCGGCGCGTAGGCATTAGGAAACAAGTATGGCGCCCGGCCGAACACGTGCTGCGCCAGATCCCAGATCCCGCGGCTGCGGTCGAGGTGGAAGATGTGGGTGAGTTCGTGCGTCACCACCATCGCGTCGGCGTCGTCGGTGAACCGCAGCGACACGTCGTTCACCGGCGGGTTGGCGTAGATGACGATGCGGTTGGTGGGGAACGTGGTGGCGTAGCCGTTGGTGAAGTCCACGTCGTCGCTGATCACGAGGTCGATCGTGCCGCGCGGCGGGGTGAGCTCGCCGGCCAGCTGCCCGTACGCCACCTCGGCGTTCACCGCGGCGCGCCGGGCCTGCGATTCCAGCGCCGGCGTGAACAGCACGCGGAAGTGCGGCGTGCGGAGCACGCGCCAGTCGGCGTTGGGCGCGAGTTGGGCGCGCGCTGTTGCCGAACAGGCGGCGATCAGGGCCAGCGCCAGCAGCGCGCGGCGGATCATCGCGAGGCCCCGAGCCCGCGGAAGTAGGCGGCGAGCCCGTCGGCGATGCCGCGCGCGTACGCCTGTTGGAACTGCGCCGTGCGCAGCGCCGCCTCCTGCTGCGGGATGATCACGAACGCCCCCTCGCAGAGGATGGACGGCATCCAGGTCTGGCGGGCCACGGCCAGGCTGCGGAACAGCACGCCCTGGTCGGGGAGGCCCATGGACCGCACCATGCCCTGCTGCACGGCGCGGGCCAGCGGCTCGGACTGCCCGCGATAGAAGTACGTGGCGCTC carries:
- a CDS encoding ribonucleotide reductase N-terminal alpha domain-containing protein; protein product: MPVSKNPPAGLASLSQNARTVLAKRYLIKNEKGASVEQPEDLFWRVATVVAEADRRYGATDEQVEQQAREFYALMTQRRFEPNSPTLMNAGRPLGQLSACFVLPVADALSNHKDGIYDTLASMALIHQSGGGTGFSFSRLRAKGSMVRSTTGVA
- a CDS encoding gamma carbonic anhydrase family protein, whose translation is MAPIAPSVHPSAFVHPRAFVCGQVTLGPRVSVWPFAALRGDTAPITIGADSNVQDGTVIHVDHGVPCIIGERVGIGHRAIVHGATVDDDCLIAMGAVLLNNVRVGSGSIIGAGAVCTEGFVVPPNSLVLGVPGRVVRQTSAEERARIRGTVESYLALQEEHRRGAFPEL